Proteins encoded within one genomic window of Festucalex cinctus isolate MCC-2025b chromosome 18, RoL_Fcin_1.0, whole genome shotgun sequence:
- the LOC144006576 gene encoding uncharacterized protein LOC144006576 has product MLTPEKSGAQLSTSEQMTFHRRMTTTMGPMQDSLGQSSKEREDRAHSNVRPLVLRQRKLLLKVTLLTVSRTKNVHQPIHPRKKDPKDSGWLEVDEFGWQPTIFPFAAKPGPRDAAAELNSHLPADILELFITDELLQHIVHHTNLYANQSMQKQTDKNCCARVNSLQRVFQIVCSDCYCCM; this is encoded by the exons atgctaacaccggagaaaagtggtgcacaactgaGCACGTCTgaacagatgacgtttcatcggaggatgacgactactatgggtccgatgcaagacagtcttggacagtcttccaaagaacgtgaag atcgtgctcacagcaacgtccgaccgctggttctacgacaaagaaag ctcctactcaaagtgacccttctcacagtgagcagaacaaag aatgtgcatcaaccaatacatccaagaaaaaaag atcccaaagattctggctggcttgaagttgatgaattcggctggcagccaaccatcttcccctttgctgcaaaaccaggaccaagggatgctgcagcagagctgaattcccacctgccagctgacatcctggagctcttcatcacggatgaacttctccagcacatcgttcatcataccaacctctacgcaaatcagtccatgcagaagcagactgacaaaaactgttgcgcacgtgtaaatagtttgcaaagagttttccaaattgtttgttcggattgctactgctgcatgtaa